Within Caproicibacterium argilliputei, the genomic segment TTGTGGAAAGCCGGTGCGCAATAATAAAGCTGGTCCTGCCCTTCAGCAGCAGGTTGATGCCCTCCTGCACAAGCTGCTCCGTTGAAGTATCAATAGAAGAAGTCGCCTCATCCAGCACCAGAATCCGCGGGTCAGAAAGCAGCGTGCGCGCAAATGCCAGCAGCTGCTTCTGCCCCTGCGAAAGTCCGCCGCCGCGCTCCTTGACCACTGTCTGGTACCCCTGCGGCAGACTGCGAATAAATGTATCCGCGTGCAGCAGCTTGGCGGCGCGCTCAACTTCCTCATCGGTCGCGTCCAGTCTGCCGTAACGAATATTGTCCGCAATCGTGCCGGAAAACACGAAGCTGTCCTGCAGCATAATGCCCATCTGGCTGCGCAGCGAATGAATCGTAACATCCATAACACTGTGTCCGTCAATGCAGACCGCACCGTCCTCGATGTTATAAAAACGCGAAATCAAATTGACAATGGTGGTTTTCCCTGCGCCGGTCGGGCCGACAATCGCAATGCTCTCGCCCGGCTCGGCAGTAAAGGAAACGTGCTTGAGAATGGTCTGCCCCGGCTCATAGCCGAAACTGACATCGCGAAATTCCACCCTGCCTTGAATCGGCGGAAGCTCCTGTGCGTCCGGTTTATCTTCAATGACAGCCGGCTCATTCATCGTTTCAAAGATGCGTTCCAGATAGGCAACCGCATTGACAAAGTCATTGTAGATATTAGCGAGGTTGATAATCGGCTGCCAGAAGCGGCTGGCGTAAGTCCCCATAGCCAGCAGCACGCCGAAAGACACCATCGGATTAAACCAGTACGCACCGGCAATATACACCAGCGAAAACACAATCTGCGAAACCGTTTGTGTGGTGAACCACACGGTATTGGAAATATAAATCGCGCCCATCCAGCTTTTTTTTCGGGCATCCAGCAGGCGGTTTAAAATCTGGTCATTCTCCTGCTCCCGGTCAAAGGACTCAATCACGCGCGCACCCTCAATGGACTCCTGCACAAACGCATTGACATTGGTATTTTTATCATTCACCCTCTGCCACGCCTTGCGCTGGCGGGGCTTAATCAGCAGGATAAACACCGCAACCACCGGCAGCCCTGCCACGGTAATGGTTGCCAAGGTTGCGTTGACCTGAAACATAAAAACGATGATGAAGATAATATTGATAATTTCAATGATGAAGTTCAAAATTCCGTTGGAAAGCGCATTGGAAACAGAATTCACATAATGCACCACACGCACAAGGATTTTTCCGTGCGGGCGGTTATCATAGTAGGAAAACGGCAGAACCTGCAGGTGGTCAAACAAATCCTTGCGAATGTCATGAACAATGTTCTGCCCAACCTGTGCAATTAAAATGGTGCGGATGGCGTTAAAGCCGATGTTGATGAGAATGGTTCCCAGCAGCAGGCAGGAAAGCTGGATTAACAGCTGCATATTTTTATGCGGAATGGCAACATCCATAGCGCGCTGCACCAGCATGGGGCCGGTCAGGCCAATCACACTGCCCACAGCACTGAGCAGCAGCGAAAAAATCATCTTCCACTTGTAGCGCCCAACATACACAAAAACATTTTTGAGGTTCTCCATATTAAATGGAGTTTCCAGTTCTTCATCTACATCGTAGCGGTTACGCGCCAATAGGCTCACCCTCTTTCACACTGTTCTGAAGCGCCCAGATTTTATAGTAAAATCCGCGGTTTTTCAGCAGTTCCTCGTGTGTGCCGTGCTCGATAATCCTGCCGTTATCCAGAATCAGAATTTCATCCGCATCTTGTACAGAAGAAACGCGCTGGGCAATCACCACTTTGGTGCACAGGAAGTCAAGACTGTGCAGCTGCCCTTGTATGTACTGCTCCGTTTCCATATCCACTGCGGAAGTCGTGTCATCCAAAACCAACACGGAGGGCCGCATGGCCAACGCACGCGCCAGAGAAATGCGCTGCTTCTGCCCGCCGGAAAGACCGACACCGCGCTCACCGATCAGCGTGTCATACCCCTCGGAAAGCCGGCGGATGAAGCCGTCTGCATCTGCCGCACGGGCACACGCCACCACGCCTTCTTCCGAAAGGTCAGCCTGCCCGTATGCAATGTTCCCCTCCACGGTGTCGGAAAACAGGAACACATCCTGCATAGCCACCGCCATGTTTTTGCGCAGAAAGGAAAGCGGATACTTCTGTACATCCTTTCCATCCAGCAGCACCGTGCCCTGTGTTGGTTCGTAAGCGCGCGTCATCAGGTTGACAAGGCTGGTTTTTCCGCTGCCTGTGGTTCCCATAATGCCGAGCGTTTCCCCCGGCTTTATATGAAAGCTGACGTCTGTCACAGCGTCTTTCCCATCCACGCGGAACGTGACGCCGCGAAATTCAACGTCGCCCTTGGCGCGCTGCTTTGGCGCCTCCGCATCGCTGTGGTCCACAATGCTTGGCACCGCGTAAAACACCTCCATAACCATATCGCAGGAGGCAAAGAAACGTTGAATATCGTTAATCAGCATACCGAGATTTCGCAGCGGGTTGGCAAGCGCCCAGGTCAGGGACGAAAATGCCAGCATTTCGCCCGCGGAAAGCGTCCCCTGAATCATAAAATACCCGCCGACCAGCAGCGTTGTCACTGACAGTGACTGCGAAAGCAGGTCAATAAACGGCTGAATTTTTACACCGACATAGCTGACCTTCAGGTTTTCCTTGCGAAACTCTTCGTTCCGCTCTTCAAACTTCTGCTTTTCAAACGCTTCCCGCGCGAAAGCTTTGACCACGCGGTTTCCCTCAATGTTTTCCTGCGCAACCGTGTTTAAGCTTGAAAGCTTTGCGCGCAGATTCACATACATTGGGTGAACGATTTTGGAAAAAGCCATGGTAATCAGCAGAATGAACGGCGTGATTGCCGCCAGGCACAGCGTGAGCGGAACATTGACGGTAAAAAAGTAAATAATCGTGACGGCAAAAATGACGACAGAATCCACCACGCTGTAAGAAATCCACGCCGTGGAGTGGCGGATCATGTCCAGGTCGTTTGTCATGCGGGTCATCAGGTCGCCTGTACGCATCCGCCCGAAGAAACGATAATCTTCGTTCTGAATCACATCATAAAGCCGCGTACGCACATCGTCCAGCATCTGCTGACTGTTCTTTTCCAACAGGACAATCATCAGGTAGCGAAGGGACAGCCGAATCACCTCCGCCGCAAGCATCAGCCCCAGCAGCGGCAGCAATTTTGCGGTGTTTTGCGGGGTAATGACTTCATCAATGAGCTTTTGCGAAAGCATGGGATTGATAATCAGCATTGCCGAGGTCACCGCAGATAGGCACAAACCGATAATCAGGTAGCGCCGCTTGGGGCCCATGTACTTCCAAAGCCATTTCAGCTCCAGCATTCTTTTTCCTCCTCGTTTTCGGTGAAACGACCACCTTTTTTTCAAAACCACTGTATTATAAGGGGTTTTGAAAGGGAATACAAGACCTTTTGCAAAAAAGAATTCTTTTTTTCTGAATCCCCTGAAAAGCCTGCGAAAGCAGCTGATAAATTGCTATGCTAATTTGACTAATTCTTATGTAACCGATTACATTTCCCCATAGAAAACGCAAAAAAGCGGGTCGGCAGCGGAACCCTCCGCCACCGACCCGTTCGGTTAATTTGAGCCGTTCGCCAGCCATTTCTCCAGTTCTTCGAACAGTTGCCGCGGCTCAATCGGCTTTGCCAGATGCGCATTCATGCCCGCCTGCATGGACTCGCGCACATCCTCATCGAATGCATTGGCTGACATCGCAAGCATTGGAACGGTTTTCGCATCTGCACGATTCAGGGCACGAATGGCACGCGCCGCCTCCAGACCGTTCATAATCGGCATACGGATATCCATGAGCACCGCGCTGTAGTAATGGTCCGGCGACGCGGCGAACCGTTCAACTGCTTCCCTGCCGTCTGCCGCGCGTTCTGGCAGGATTCCGCGGCTGCGCAGAAGCCTGCAGGTAATCTCCGCGTTCAGCGGATGATCTTCCGCAAGCAGCACGTGCTGTCCTGCCAAGGCAAGCTGGCAGGAGGCTGTATCTGTTTCTTCTCCCTGCAGTGTATGCGGCACCTCTGGCAGCCGCAGATCCACGGTAAAGGTGCTGCCTTCACCCAATTCACTTTGTACCGACACGGTACCGTCCATCATCTCCACCAAATTTTTGACAATGGACAGTCCCAGTCCAGTGCCCGTTTGTTCCGGCATCCGCCGGTTGTGCTCCTGCTCAAATGGGTGGAATATCCGCTGCATAAATGCCTCGCTCATCCCAATTCCATAGTCCTGCACAGTCACACAGACATGAACCATGTGATTCTCTTCTCTAACATAGTTCTGTGTAAAGCGCACTCTGCCGCCGTGATTTGAAAATTTCACCGCATTTGTAAGCAGGTTTAAAAGCACCTGCTGCATATGCAGCCTGTCAAACCGCAGGCAGGACACCTGCGCGCCCTTTTTGTCCGTCACTAACCGAATCTGCTTTTCTTCCAACAGCGGTCGCATGATGGTATCAATTGATTGATAGAAAGGTTCCAGTTCCACCGGCTCCGGGTGCAACTGTACTTTTTTATTTTCAATACGCGACATATCCAAAATATCGTTAATCAAACTGAGCAGGTAGGTGCTTGAAGAATTGATTTTGCTAAAATATTCTTTTACGGGAGGCTCCGTACATTCCTCACTGCCCAAATGTGCCAACCCTAAGATGGCACTCATCGGCGTGCGCAGGTCATGGCTCATGCGTGCCAGAAAATCACTTTTGGCACGCATGGCAGACTCCAGCTGTTTGTTCTTTCGCTTCACCGCCGCATTGGACACCCCAAACAGAACCAGCAGCACCGCCGCCGCAGTCACGGAAATGCTGAACCCAACGAGAATTTCTGGATTCAGTTGAAAATAATCAAACAAAGACATTTTCTCCGATTCATAGGTAACCGCAAAGATGCTTTTAATCTGTGATGGCGGAATGCAGCCGATTGCCTTAT encodes:
- a CDS encoding ABC transporter ATP-binding protein: MARNRYDVDEELETPFNMENLKNVFVYVGRYKWKMIFSLLLSAVGSVIGLTGPMLVQRAMDVAIPHKNMQLLIQLSCLLLGTILINIGFNAIRTILIAQVGQNIVHDIRKDLFDHLQVLPFSYYDNRPHGKILVRVVHYVNSVSNALSNGILNFIIEIINIIFIIVFMFQVNATLATITVAGLPVVAVFILLIKPRQRKAWQRVNDKNTNVNAFVQESIEGARVIESFDREQENDQILNRLLDARKKSWMGAIYISNTVWFTTQTVSQIVFSLVYIAGAYWFNPMVSFGVLLAMGTYASRFWQPIINLANIYNDFVNAVAYLERIFETMNEPAVIEDKPDAQELPPIQGRVEFRDVSFGYEPGQTILKHVSFTAEPGESIAIVGPTGAGKTTIVNLISRFYNIEDGAVCIDGHSVMDVTIHSLRSQMGIMLQDSFVFSGTIADNIRYGRLDATDEEVERAAKLLHADTFIRSLPQGYQTVVKERGGGLSQGQKQLLAFARTLLSDPRILVLDEATSSIDTSTEQLVQEGINLLLKGRTSFIIAHRLSTIRDCTRIMYVADGQILESGTHEELMEKKGLYYRLYMSQYQRTAVTQPAQI
- a CDS encoding ABC transporter ATP-binding protein — translated: MLELKWLWKYMGPKRRYLIIGLCLSAVTSAMLIINPMLSQKLIDEVITPQNTAKLLPLLGLMLAAEVIRLSLRYLMIVLLEKNSQQMLDDVRTRLYDVIQNEDYRFFGRMRTGDLMTRMTNDLDMIRHSTAWISYSVVDSVVIFAVTIIYFFTVNVPLTLCLAAITPFILLITMAFSKIVHPMYVNLRAKLSSLNTVAQENIEGNRVVKAFAREAFEKQKFEERNEEFRKENLKVSYVGVKIQPFIDLLSQSLSVTTLLVGGYFMIQGTLSAGEMLAFSSLTWALANPLRNLGMLINDIQRFFASCDMVMEVFYAVPSIVDHSDAEAPKQRAKGDVEFRGVTFRVDGKDAVTDVSFHIKPGETLGIMGTTGSGKTSLVNLMTRAYEPTQGTVLLDGKDVQKYPLSFLRKNMAVAMQDVFLFSDTVEGNIAYGQADLSEEGVVACARAADADGFIRRLSEGYDTLIGERGVGLSGGQKQRISLARALAMRPSVLVLDDTTSAVDMETEQYIQGQLHSLDFLCTKVVIAQRVSSVQDADEILILDNGRIIEHGTHEELLKNRGFYYKIWALQNSVKEGEPIGA